In Nevskiales bacterium, the genomic window GAGCTGGTGGCCGAGGAACTGCGCCAGGCCCAGCAGGCGCTGGGCGAGATCACCGGCGAGGTCACGAGCGACGCGCTGCTCGGCCGCATCTTCGCCAGTTTCTGCATAGGGAAATAGTCGGCCAGTCGCTTATACTGGGCCCCTCACCCCCGCGCCGTTCGCTGAACGGGAGACCGCCATGCAGAAAAAATCCATTCTCTTGTTGGCCGCAGCCGCGTTGGCGGCGCCCGCTGCCCATGCCGGCGATGACATGCGCCCCGGCCAGTGGCAGGTGACGCAGGTCATGGAAATTGCCGGCACCTCGATGCCGCCGCACACCCTGACCTACTGCCACAAAACCAGCGATCCGAAGGAACAGGCGCTGCCGCCCGGCCAGACCCTGCCCGAGGGCTGCAAGGCGGGGAAGATGGAGCGCAGCGGCAACACCATGCGCTGGAGCTTCAGCTGCACCGGCGAGAACGCCATGCAGGGCACGGGCGAGATGACACAATACGCCGAGCGCTTCGAGGGCGTCATGCGCATGAAGACCCAGGAGGGCGAGATGGTCACGCGCATGCAGGGCAAGCGCCTCGGCGACTGCTGACGCCGGCCGTAATGCCTCAGGGTTTGCACGCGATTCTTTACTGGTGCTGAGCCTGCCGGGCTGTTAGAGTCATGGATAGCCCGGCCCGGGCTTCTCGTCATAAGAGACGAGGCAGCACGGGCTGGAACACCGGATGCTGGTGCCGCCCTTAAGAGGGGCGGCGCGACAGCGCAACGGAGATACGACATGGCCGACGGCAAGAGCCGCGCGCGCGGAGAAGATCCGGCGCTGCGAGCCGACCTGGACCCGA contains:
- a CDS encoding DUF3617 family protein; this translates as MQKKSILLLAAAALAAPAAHAGDDMRPGQWQVTQVMEIAGTSMPPHTLTYCHKTSDPKEQALPPGQTLPEGCKAGKMERSGNTMRWSFSCTGENAMQGTGEMTQYAERFEGVMRMKTQEGEMVTRMQGKRLGDC